From the Carettochelys insculpta isolate YL-2023 chromosome 27, ASM3395843v1, whole genome shotgun sequence genome, one window contains:
- the TNFAIP8L1 gene encoding tumor necrosis factor alpha-induced protein 8-like protein 1 isoform X1 produces MSHSKELSRHSLNEKMDAFSTKSLVLQAQKKLLSKMASKTMANVFIDDTSSEVLDELYRVTKEFTRNRKEAQKIIKNLIKIVMKLGVLYRNRQFSADELRLMELFRKKVHTLAMTAVSFYQIDFTFDRRVMSSVLNECRDLLHQAVNTHLTAKSHSRINHVFNHFADYEFLSALYGPSEPYRTHLQRICEGVNKMLDEDNI; encoded by the exons ATGTCTCATTCAAAGGAACTCTCCAGGCACTCGTTAAACG AGAAGATGGACGCCTTCAGCACCAAGAGCTTGGTTCTCCAGGCTCAGAAAAAGCTCCTGAGCAAGATGGCCTCCAAGACCATGGCAAATGTCTTCATCGATGACACCAGCAGCGAGGTCCTGGATGAGCTGTACCGGGTCACTAAAGAGTTCACCCGCAACCGCAAGGAGGCCCAGAAGATTATCAAGAACCTGATCAAGATTGTCATGAAGCTGGGGGTGCTGTACCGCAACCGGCAGTTCAGCGCCGATGAGCTACGGCTGATGGAGCTCTTCCGCAAGAAAGTGCACACTTTGGCCATGACCGCCGTCAGCTTCTACCAGATAGACTTCACCTTTGACCGCAGGGTCATGTCCAGCGTGCTCAACGAGTGCCGGGACCTGCTCCACCAGGCCGTCAACACCCACCTGACGGCCAAGTCCCACTCCAGGATCAATCATGTCTTCAACCACTTTGCGGACTACGAGTTCCTGTCGGCACTCTACGGACCTTCCGAACCCTACCGCACCCACCTCCAGAGGATCTGTGAAGGAGTCAACAAAATGCTGGATGAGGACAACATATGA
- the TNFAIP8L1 gene encoding tumor necrosis factor alpha-induced protein 8-like protein 1 isoform X2 translates to MDAFSTKSLVLQAQKKLLSKMASKTMANVFIDDTSSEVLDELYRVTKEFTRNRKEAQKIIKNLIKIVMKLGVLYRNRQFSADELRLMELFRKKVHTLAMTAVSFYQIDFTFDRRVMSSVLNECRDLLHQAVNTHLTAKSHSRINHVFNHFADYEFLSALYGPSEPYRTHLQRICEGVNKMLDEDNI, encoded by the coding sequence ATGGACGCCTTCAGCACCAAGAGCTTGGTTCTCCAGGCTCAGAAAAAGCTCCTGAGCAAGATGGCCTCCAAGACCATGGCAAATGTCTTCATCGATGACACCAGCAGCGAGGTCCTGGATGAGCTGTACCGGGTCACTAAAGAGTTCACCCGCAACCGCAAGGAGGCCCAGAAGATTATCAAGAACCTGATCAAGATTGTCATGAAGCTGGGGGTGCTGTACCGCAACCGGCAGTTCAGCGCCGATGAGCTACGGCTGATGGAGCTCTTCCGCAAGAAAGTGCACACTTTGGCCATGACCGCCGTCAGCTTCTACCAGATAGACTTCACCTTTGACCGCAGGGTCATGTCCAGCGTGCTCAACGAGTGCCGGGACCTGCTCCACCAGGCCGTCAACACCCACCTGACGGCCAAGTCCCACTCCAGGATCAATCATGTCTTCAACCACTTTGCGGACTACGAGTTCCTGTCGGCACTCTACGGACCTTCCGAACCCTACCGCACCCACCTCCAGAGGATCTGTGAAGGAGTCAACAAAATGCTGGATGAGGACAACATATGA